A single genomic interval of Meleagris gallopavo isolate NT-WF06-2002-E0010 breed Aviagen turkey brand Nicholas breeding stock chromosome 6, Turkey_5.1, whole genome shotgun sequence harbors:
- the HACL1 gene encoding 2-hydroxyacyl-CoA lyase 1 isoform X1, which yields MEEVSGAQLIAEALRAQNIEYMFGVVGIPITEVAVAAQAAGIKYIGMRNEQAACYAASAVGYLTGRPGVCLVVSGPGFLHTLGGMANATINCWPLIVIGGSSDRNQETMGAFQEFPQVEAARLYNKLSVRPSSLEVIPAVIEKAVRTSIYGRPGSCYIDIPGDFVNLQVNKSSVKYVECCPPPPISTAEHSAVSEAASIIAHAKQPLLIIGKGAAYSRAESNIRKFVDLSGLPFLPTPMAKGVVPDNHPNCVAAARSMALLHADVIILLGARLNWILHFGLPPRFRQDVKVIQIDICAEELGNNVRPAAMLLGDISTITKQLLEEFSKRPLKYPSNSEWWKRLREKMLNNEERSKDLALQKSLPMNYYTVFHHIRELIPKDCILVSEGANTMDIGRTMLPNYHPRQRLDAGTFGTMGVGLGFAIAAALVAKDRTPEKRVICIEGDSAFGFSGMEVETICRYNLPILIIVVNNNGIYTGLDAGSWKEMLQYGDPITSVPPVSLLPNARYEKIMSAFGGKGYFVNTPEELQNAVKASLADKRAPSLINVMIDPQSERKKQEFPWLTRSNL from the exons ATGGAGGAGGTCAGCGGCGCTCAGCTGATCGCTGAGGCTCTCAGGGCGCAA AATATCGAGTACATGTTCGGCGTTGTCGGTATTCCGATCACTGAGGTGGCAGTCGCAGCGCAGGCAGCTGGAATCAAGTACATAGGAATGAGAAACGAGCAGGCT GCTTGTTACGCTGCATCTGCTGTTGGATATCTGACTGGCAG GCCGGGAGTATGTCTTGTAGTTTCTGGTCCAGGTTTTTTACATACCCTTGGTGGGATGGCAAATGCAACGATAAATTGCTG GCCTTTGATTGTAATTGGAGGCTCTTCTGACAGAAATCAAGAAACCATGGGAGCTTTCCAGGAATTCCCACAG GTTGAAGCTGCTAGGCTGTATAACAAACTATCTGTCCGCCCAAGCAGCCTGGAAGTCATTCCTGCTGTTATTGAAAAG GCTGTAAGAACCAGTATATATGGCCGCCCAGGTTCCTGTTACATTGACATACCTGGGGATTTTGTGAATCTTCAGGTGAATAAGAGCTCTGTCAA GTATGTAGAATGCTGCCCACCACCTCccatcagcacagctgagcactCTGCTGTATCTGAAGCAGCATCCATCATTGCTCACGCCAAGCAGCCTTTGCTAATCATTGGAAAAG GTGCTGCTTATTCACGTGCTGAAAGCAACATCAGAAAGTTTGTGGACCTTTCTGGACTGCCTTTTTTGCCTACGCCAATGGCAAAAGGAGTAGTTCCTGATAACCATCCAAACTGTGTAGCTGCAGCAAGATCCAT GGCATTATTACATGCTGATGTAATCATCTTGCTTGGTGCGAGGTTGAACTGGATTTTGCATTTTGGACTTCCACCAAGGTTCCGACAAGATGTAAAGGTTATTCag attgATATTTGTGCAGAAGAGTTGGGGAATAATGTGAGGCCAGCTGCAATGTTATTAGGTGATATAAGCACCATAACTAAGCAG CTTTTAGAAGAATTCAGCAAACGACCTTTAAAATATCCCTCTAATTCAGAGTGGTGGAAGAGACTaagagagaaaatgctgaaCAATGAGGAAAGATCAAAG gatttAGCATTACAAAAATCCCTGCCCATGAATTATTACACAGTCTTTCATCACATCAGAGAACTGATACCCAAGGACTGCATTTTGGTAAGCGAAGGAGCAAACACCATGGACATCGGGCGCACTATGCTTCCTAATTATCATCCCCGTCAAAG GCTTGATGCAGGTACTTTTGGAACAATGGGAGTTGGACTGGGTTTTGCCATAGCAGCTGCACTGGTGGCCAAAGACCGAACGCCTGAGAAGCGAGTCATCTGCATAGAAGGAGATAGTGCTTTTGGATTTTCTGGGATGGAAGTGGAAACTATTTGCAG GTACAACTTGCCAATCTTGATTATCGTAGTAAACAACAATGGGATTTACACTGGTTTGGATGCAGGCAGCTGGAAAGAGATGTTACAGTACGGAGATCCTATTACAAG TGTACCTCCTGTTTCCCTCCTTCCAAATGCACGCTATGAGAAAATTATGTCTGCCTTTGGTGGTAAAGGATACTTCGTTAATACACCAGAAGAACTGCAGAATGCTGTGAAAGCAAGTTTGGCTGACAAGCGAGCACCTTCTCTTATAAATGTAATGATTGATCCACAGtctgagagaaagaaacag GAATTTCCCTGGCTTACTCGTTCTAACCTGTAA
- the HACL1 gene encoding 2-hydroxyacyl-CoA lyase 1 isoform X2, protein MMKTRYMLRPLIVIGGSSDRNQETMGAFQEFPQVEAARLYNKLSVRPSSLEVIPAVIEKAVRTSIYGRPGSCYIDIPGDFVNLQVNKSSVKYVECCPPPPISTAEHSAVSEAASIIAHAKQPLLIIGKGAAYSRAESNIRKFVDLSGLPFLPTPMAKGVVPDNHPNCVAAARSMALLHADVIILLGARLNWILHFGLPPRFRQDVKVIQIDICAEELGNNVRPAAMLLGDISTITKQLLEEFSKRPLKYPSNSEWWKRLREKMLNNEERSKDLALQKSLPMNYYTVFHHIRELIPKDCILVSEGANTMDIGRTMLPNYHPRQRLDAGTFGTMGVGLGFAIAAALVAKDRTPEKRVICIEGDSAFGFSGMEVETICRYNLPILIIVVNNNGIYTGLDAGSWKEMLQYGDPITSVPPVSLLPNARYEKIMSAFGGKGYFVNTPEELQNAVKASLADKRAPSLINVMIDPQSERKKQEFPWLTRSNL, encoded by the exons ATGATGAAAACACGATACATGCTAAG GCCTTTGATTGTAATTGGAGGCTCTTCTGACAGAAATCAAGAAACCATGGGAGCTTTCCAGGAATTCCCACAG GTTGAAGCTGCTAGGCTGTATAACAAACTATCTGTCCGCCCAAGCAGCCTGGAAGTCATTCCTGCTGTTATTGAAAAG GCTGTAAGAACCAGTATATATGGCCGCCCAGGTTCCTGTTACATTGACATACCTGGGGATTTTGTGAATCTTCAGGTGAATAAGAGCTCTGTCAA GTATGTAGAATGCTGCCCACCACCTCccatcagcacagctgagcactCTGCTGTATCTGAAGCAGCATCCATCATTGCTCACGCCAAGCAGCCTTTGCTAATCATTGGAAAAG GTGCTGCTTATTCACGTGCTGAAAGCAACATCAGAAAGTTTGTGGACCTTTCTGGACTGCCTTTTTTGCCTACGCCAATGGCAAAAGGAGTAGTTCCTGATAACCATCCAAACTGTGTAGCTGCAGCAAGATCCAT GGCATTATTACATGCTGATGTAATCATCTTGCTTGGTGCGAGGTTGAACTGGATTTTGCATTTTGGACTTCCACCAAGGTTCCGACAAGATGTAAAGGTTATTCag attgATATTTGTGCAGAAGAGTTGGGGAATAATGTGAGGCCAGCTGCAATGTTATTAGGTGATATAAGCACCATAACTAAGCAG CTTTTAGAAGAATTCAGCAAACGACCTTTAAAATATCCCTCTAATTCAGAGTGGTGGAAGAGACTaagagagaaaatgctgaaCAATGAGGAAAGATCAAAG gatttAGCATTACAAAAATCCCTGCCCATGAATTATTACACAGTCTTTCATCACATCAGAGAACTGATACCCAAGGACTGCATTTTGGTAAGCGAAGGAGCAAACACCATGGACATCGGGCGCACTATGCTTCCTAATTATCATCCCCGTCAAAG GCTTGATGCAGGTACTTTTGGAACAATGGGAGTTGGACTGGGTTTTGCCATAGCAGCTGCACTGGTGGCCAAAGACCGAACGCCTGAGAAGCGAGTCATCTGCATAGAAGGAGATAGTGCTTTTGGATTTTCTGGGATGGAAGTGGAAACTATTTGCAG GTACAACTTGCCAATCTTGATTATCGTAGTAAACAACAATGGGATTTACACTGGTTTGGATGCAGGCAGCTGGAAAGAGATGTTACAGTACGGAGATCCTATTACAAG TGTACCTCCTGTTTCCCTCCTTCCAAATGCACGCTATGAGAAAATTATGTCTGCCTTTGGTGGTAAAGGATACTTCGTTAATACACCAGAAGAACTGCAGAATGCTGTGAAAGCAAGTTTGGCTGACAAGCGAGCACCTTCTCTTATAAATGTAATGATTGATCCACAGtctgagagaaagaaacag GAATTTCCCTGGCTTACTCGTTCTAACCTGTAA
- the BTD gene encoding biotinidase isoform X2: MGGVSGDRKRFMAHNMVDLCWKLSVCFFCYQVVSGRVKEEAHYVAAVYEHESILSPNPTALTDRQSALELMGRNLDIYDQQVAAAARQGAQIIVFPEDGIHGFNFTRRSIYPYLDFVPHSGSVKWNPCREKYLFSDTEVLQRLSCMALKNKIFLVANLGTKQPCEHTDPHCPRDGRYQFNTNVVFDDSGTLVATYRKHNLYFEYAFDTPPEPDYKLFDTPFAGKFGMFTCFDILFFEPAVNLIRQYNVKQIVYPTAWMNQLPLLSAVEFQQAFATAFGVNILAANIHHPALGMTGSGIYTPVKSFIYHNMESYGGKLIVAEIPVISTDYQTNLERNERFRENVHHSCTTSTSTSGDDQVCFTEGQEAPGKVSEKGNEQSPPLFYAEMMYDNFTFVPVWAEKGELQVCANTLCCYLNYKRDVLTDELYALGVFDGLHTVNGIYYVQACALVKCGGLSFSTCGQEVTQATALIDFQLWGNMSTPYIFPLLLTSGITLDFADHMGWKNNHYFLSKNRTSNGLLTAALYGRWYEKD; this comes from the exons ATGGGAGGAGTCAGTGGGGACAGAAAAAG ATTTATGGCACACAACATGGTGGATCTGTGCTGGAAGCTGTctgtctgctttttctgctaTCAAGTTGTCTCAGGAAGAGTTAAGGAGGAGGCACATTACGTGGCTGCTGTGTACGAACATGAGTCCATCCTGAGTCCTAACCCAACAGCCCTCACTGATCGACAGTCTGCGCTGGAACTCATGGGCAGAAACCTGGACATCTATGACCAGCAAGTAGCGGCTGCTGCAAGACAG GGGGCACAGATCATTGTTTTTCCTGAAGATGGAATCCATGGTTTCAACTTCACAAGAAGATCAATTTATCCTTATTTAGACTTTGTTCCGCATTCCGGCTCTGTGAAGTGGAATCCGTGCAGGGAGAAGTATTTGTTCAGTGACACAGAG GTTCTTCAACGTCTGAGCTGCATGGcactgaagaacaaaatattccTGGTGGCAAACTTAGGAACTAAGCAACCATGTGAGCACACCGACCCTCACTGTCCACGTGATGGAAGATACCAGTTCAATACCAACGTGGTGTTCGATGATTCTGGTACACTGGTAGCCACGTACCGTAAACACAATCTGTATTTTGAATATGCTTTTGATACCCCTCCAGAGCCTGACTATAAGCTCTTTGATACCCCTTTTGCTGGCAAGTTTGGTATGTTTACTTGCTTTGACATACTCTTCTTTGAGCCAGCAGTGAATCTAATCAGACAATACAATGTAAAACAGATTGTCTATCCGACTGCCTGGATGAACCAGCTCCCACTCCTGTCTGCTGTAGAATTTCAACAAGCTTTTGCAACAGCTTTTGGTGTCAATATTTTAGCAGCTAATATCCACCACCCTGCCCTGGGCATGACAGGGAGTGGCATATACACTCCTGTCAAATCATTTATCTACCACAACATGGAAAGTTATGGTGGAAAGCTCATAGTAGCAGAAATTCCCGTCATTAGCACAGACTACCAAACCAATTTGGAGCGTAATGAAAGATTTAGAGAGAATGTACATCATTCATGCACTACTTCTACAAGTACCTCAGGGGATGACCAAGTTTGCTTTACGGAAGGACAGGAGGCCCCTGGCAAAGtatcagagaaaggaaatgaacagTCGCCTCCCCTGTTCTATGCAGAAATGATGTATGACAATTTTACTTTTGTTCCTGTATGGGCGGAAAAAGGAGAACTTCAGGTTTGTGCCAATACTCTTTGTTGCTACTTAAATTATAAGAGAGATGTTTTAACTGATGAATTATACGCTTTGGGAGTTTTTGACGGGCTCCATACAGTGAATGGCATATACTATGTCCAGGCCTGTGCATTAGTGAAGTGTGGAGGTCTCAGCTTTAGCACTTGCGGGCAGGAGGTTACACAGGCCACTGCTCTGATAGATTTCCAGCTATGGGGAAATATGAGTACGCCTTATATCTTTCCTTTACTGCTGACATCTGGTATTACCTTGGACTTTGCTGATCACATGGGCTGGAAAAACAACCACTATTTCCTAAGCAAAAATAGAACTTCTAATGGTCTACTGACAGCTGCTCTGTATGGACGATGGTATGAAAAGGACTAG
- the BTD gene encoding biotinidase isoform X3 — MQTRFMAHNMVDLCWKLSVCFFCYQVVSGRVKEEAHYVAAVYEHESILSPNPTALTDRQSALELMGRNLDIYDQQVAAAARQGAQIIVFPEDGIHGFNFTRRSIYPYLDFVPHSGSVKWNPCREKYLFSDTEVLQRLSCMALKNKIFLVANLGTKQPCEHTDPHCPRDGRYQFNTNVVFDDSGTLVATYRKHNLYFEYAFDTPPEPDYKLFDTPFAGKFGMFTCFDILFFEPAVNLIRQYNVKQIVYPTAWMNQLPLLSAVEFQQAFATAFGVNILAANIHHPALGMTGSGIYTPVKSFIYHNMESYGGKLIVAEIPVISTDYQTNLERNERFRENVHHSCTTSTSTSGDDQVCFTEGQEAPGKVSEKGNEQSPPLFYAEMMYDNFTFVPVWAEKGELQVCANTLCCYLNYKRDVLTDELYALGVFDGLHTVNGIYYVQACALVKCGGLSFSTCGQEVTQATALIDFQLWGNMSTPYIFPLLLTSGITLDFADHMGWKNNHYFLSKNRTSNGLLTAALYGRWYEKD; from the exons ATGCAAACACG ATTTATGGCACACAACATGGTGGATCTGTGCTGGAAGCTGTctgtctgctttttctgctaTCAAGTTGTCTCAGGAAGAGTTAAGGAGGAGGCACATTACGTGGCTGCTGTGTACGAACATGAGTCCATCCTGAGTCCTAACCCAACAGCCCTCACTGATCGACAGTCTGCGCTGGAACTCATGGGCAGAAACCTGGACATCTATGACCAGCAAGTAGCGGCTGCTGCAAGACAG GGGGCACAGATCATTGTTTTTCCTGAAGATGGAATCCATGGTTTCAACTTCACAAGAAGATCAATTTATCCTTATTTAGACTTTGTTCCGCATTCCGGCTCTGTGAAGTGGAATCCGTGCAGGGAGAAGTATTTGTTCAGTGACACAGAG GTTCTTCAACGTCTGAGCTGCATGGcactgaagaacaaaatattccTGGTGGCAAACTTAGGAACTAAGCAACCATGTGAGCACACCGACCCTCACTGTCCACGTGATGGAAGATACCAGTTCAATACCAACGTGGTGTTCGATGATTCTGGTACACTGGTAGCCACGTACCGTAAACACAATCTGTATTTTGAATATGCTTTTGATACCCCTCCAGAGCCTGACTATAAGCTCTTTGATACCCCTTTTGCTGGCAAGTTTGGTATGTTTACTTGCTTTGACATACTCTTCTTTGAGCCAGCAGTGAATCTAATCAGACAATACAATGTAAAACAGATTGTCTATCCGACTGCCTGGATGAACCAGCTCCCACTCCTGTCTGCTGTAGAATTTCAACAAGCTTTTGCAACAGCTTTTGGTGTCAATATTTTAGCAGCTAATATCCACCACCCTGCCCTGGGCATGACAGGGAGTGGCATATACACTCCTGTCAAATCATTTATCTACCACAACATGGAAAGTTATGGTGGAAAGCTCATAGTAGCAGAAATTCCCGTCATTAGCACAGACTACCAAACCAATTTGGAGCGTAATGAAAGATTTAGAGAGAATGTACATCATTCATGCACTACTTCTACAAGTACCTCAGGGGATGACCAAGTTTGCTTTACGGAAGGACAGGAGGCCCCTGGCAAAGtatcagagaaaggaaatgaacagTCGCCTCCCCTGTTCTATGCAGAAATGATGTATGACAATTTTACTTTTGTTCCTGTATGGGCGGAAAAAGGAGAACTTCAGGTTTGTGCCAATACTCTTTGTTGCTACTTAAATTATAAGAGAGATGTTTTAACTGATGAATTATACGCTTTGGGAGTTTTTGACGGGCTCCATACAGTGAATGGCATATACTATGTCCAGGCCTGTGCATTAGTGAAGTGTGGAGGTCTCAGCTTTAGCACTTGCGGGCAGGAGGTTACACAGGCCACTGCTCTGATAGATTTCCAGCTATGGGGAAATATGAGTACGCCTTATATCTTTCCTTTACTGCTGACATCTGGTATTACCTTGGACTTTGCTGATCACATGGGCTGGAAAAACAACCACTATTTCCTAAGCAAAAATAGAACTTCTAATGGTCTACTGACAGCTGCTCTGTATGGACGATGGTATGAAAAGGACTAG
- the BTD gene encoding biotinidase isoform X1, whose product MYCNCMLVILLRNTCRFMAHNMVDLCWKLSVCFFCYQVVSGRVKEEAHYVAAVYEHESILSPNPTALTDRQSALELMGRNLDIYDQQVAAAARQGAQIIVFPEDGIHGFNFTRRSIYPYLDFVPHSGSVKWNPCREKYLFSDTEVLQRLSCMALKNKIFLVANLGTKQPCEHTDPHCPRDGRYQFNTNVVFDDSGTLVATYRKHNLYFEYAFDTPPEPDYKLFDTPFAGKFGMFTCFDILFFEPAVNLIRQYNVKQIVYPTAWMNQLPLLSAVEFQQAFATAFGVNILAANIHHPALGMTGSGIYTPVKSFIYHNMESYGGKLIVAEIPVISTDYQTNLERNERFRENVHHSCTTSTSTSGDDQVCFTEGQEAPGKVSEKGNEQSPPLFYAEMMYDNFTFVPVWAEKGELQVCANTLCCYLNYKRDVLTDELYALGVFDGLHTVNGIYYVQACALVKCGGLSFSTCGQEVTQATALIDFQLWGNMSTPYIFPLLLTSGITLDFADHMGWKNNHYFLSKNRTSNGLLTAALYGRWYEKD is encoded by the exons ATGTACTGCAACTGCATGCTGGTAATACTGCTACGAAATACCTGCAG ATTTATGGCACACAACATGGTGGATCTGTGCTGGAAGCTGTctgtctgctttttctgctaTCAAGTTGTCTCAGGAAGAGTTAAGGAGGAGGCACATTACGTGGCTGCTGTGTACGAACATGAGTCCATCCTGAGTCCTAACCCAACAGCCCTCACTGATCGACAGTCTGCGCTGGAACTCATGGGCAGAAACCTGGACATCTATGACCAGCAAGTAGCGGCTGCTGCAAGACAG GGGGCACAGATCATTGTTTTTCCTGAAGATGGAATCCATGGTTTCAACTTCACAAGAAGATCAATTTATCCTTATTTAGACTTTGTTCCGCATTCCGGCTCTGTGAAGTGGAATCCGTGCAGGGAGAAGTATTTGTTCAGTGACACAGAG GTTCTTCAACGTCTGAGCTGCATGGcactgaagaacaaaatattccTGGTGGCAAACTTAGGAACTAAGCAACCATGTGAGCACACCGACCCTCACTGTCCACGTGATGGAAGATACCAGTTCAATACCAACGTGGTGTTCGATGATTCTGGTACACTGGTAGCCACGTACCGTAAACACAATCTGTATTTTGAATATGCTTTTGATACCCCTCCAGAGCCTGACTATAAGCTCTTTGATACCCCTTTTGCTGGCAAGTTTGGTATGTTTACTTGCTTTGACATACTCTTCTTTGAGCCAGCAGTGAATCTAATCAGACAATACAATGTAAAACAGATTGTCTATCCGACTGCCTGGATGAACCAGCTCCCACTCCTGTCTGCTGTAGAATTTCAACAAGCTTTTGCAACAGCTTTTGGTGTCAATATTTTAGCAGCTAATATCCACCACCCTGCCCTGGGCATGACAGGGAGTGGCATATACACTCCTGTCAAATCATTTATCTACCACAACATGGAAAGTTATGGTGGAAAGCTCATAGTAGCAGAAATTCCCGTCATTAGCACAGACTACCAAACCAATTTGGAGCGTAATGAAAGATTTAGAGAGAATGTACATCATTCATGCACTACTTCTACAAGTACCTCAGGGGATGACCAAGTTTGCTTTACGGAAGGACAGGAGGCCCCTGGCAAAGtatcagagaaaggaaatgaacagTCGCCTCCCCTGTTCTATGCAGAAATGATGTATGACAATTTTACTTTTGTTCCTGTATGGGCGGAAAAAGGAGAACTTCAGGTTTGTGCCAATACTCTTTGTTGCTACTTAAATTATAAGAGAGATGTTTTAACTGATGAATTATACGCTTTGGGAGTTTTTGACGGGCTCCATACAGTGAATGGCATATACTATGTCCAGGCCTGTGCATTAGTGAAGTGTGGAGGTCTCAGCTTTAGCACTTGCGGGCAGGAGGTTACACAGGCCACTGCTCTGATAGATTTCCAGCTATGGGGAAATATGAGTACGCCTTATATCTTTCCTTTACTGCTGACATCTGGTATTACCTTGGACTTTGCTGATCACATGGGCTGGAAAAACAACCACTATTTCCTAAGCAAAAATAGAACTTCTAATGGTCTACTGACAGCTGCTCTGTATGGACGATGGTATGAAAAGGACTAG
- the BTD gene encoding biotinidase isoform X4, translating into MAHNMVDLCWKLSVCFFCYQVVSGRVKEEAHYVAAVYEHESILSPNPTALTDRQSALELMGRNLDIYDQQVAAAARQGAQIIVFPEDGIHGFNFTRRSIYPYLDFVPHSGSVKWNPCREKYLFSDTEVLQRLSCMALKNKIFLVANLGTKQPCEHTDPHCPRDGRYQFNTNVVFDDSGTLVATYRKHNLYFEYAFDTPPEPDYKLFDTPFAGKFGMFTCFDILFFEPAVNLIRQYNVKQIVYPTAWMNQLPLLSAVEFQQAFATAFGVNILAANIHHPALGMTGSGIYTPVKSFIYHNMESYGGKLIVAEIPVISTDYQTNLERNERFRENVHHSCTTSTSTSGDDQVCFTEGQEAPGKVSEKGNEQSPPLFYAEMMYDNFTFVPVWAEKGELQVCANTLCCYLNYKRDVLTDELYALGVFDGLHTVNGIYYVQACALVKCGGLSFSTCGQEVTQATALIDFQLWGNMSTPYIFPLLLTSGITLDFADHMGWKNNHYFLSKNRTSNGLLTAALYGRWYEKD; encoded by the exons ATGGCACACAACATGGTGGATCTGTGCTGGAAGCTGTctgtctgctttttctgctaTCAAGTTGTCTCAGGAAGAGTTAAGGAGGAGGCACATTACGTGGCTGCTGTGTACGAACATGAGTCCATCCTGAGTCCTAACCCAACAGCCCTCACTGATCGACAGTCTGCGCTGGAACTCATGGGCAGAAACCTGGACATCTATGACCAGCAAGTAGCGGCTGCTGCAAGACAG GGGGCACAGATCATTGTTTTTCCTGAAGATGGAATCCATGGTTTCAACTTCACAAGAAGATCAATTTATCCTTATTTAGACTTTGTTCCGCATTCCGGCTCTGTGAAGTGGAATCCGTGCAGGGAGAAGTATTTGTTCAGTGACACAGAG GTTCTTCAACGTCTGAGCTGCATGGcactgaagaacaaaatattccTGGTGGCAAACTTAGGAACTAAGCAACCATGTGAGCACACCGACCCTCACTGTCCACGTGATGGAAGATACCAGTTCAATACCAACGTGGTGTTCGATGATTCTGGTACACTGGTAGCCACGTACCGTAAACACAATCTGTATTTTGAATATGCTTTTGATACCCCTCCAGAGCCTGACTATAAGCTCTTTGATACCCCTTTTGCTGGCAAGTTTGGTATGTTTACTTGCTTTGACATACTCTTCTTTGAGCCAGCAGTGAATCTAATCAGACAATACAATGTAAAACAGATTGTCTATCCGACTGCCTGGATGAACCAGCTCCCACTCCTGTCTGCTGTAGAATTTCAACAAGCTTTTGCAACAGCTTTTGGTGTCAATATTTTAGCAGCTAATATCCACCACCCTGCCCTGGGCATGACAGGGAGTGGCATATACACTCCTGTCAAATCATTTATCTACCACAACATGGAAAGTTATGGTGGAAAGCTCATAGTAGCAGAAATTCCCGTCATTAGCACAGACTACCAAACCAATTTGGAGCGTAATGAAAGATTTAGAGAGAATGTACATCATTCATGCACTACTTCTACAAGTACCTCAGGGGATGACCAAGTTTGCTTTACGGAAGGACAGGAGGCCCCTGGCAAAGtatcagagaaaggaaatgaacagTCGCCTCCCCTGTTCTATGCAGAAATGATGTATGACAATTTTACTTTTGTTCCTGTATGGGCGGAAAAAGGAGAACTTCAGGTTTGTGCCAATACTCTTTGTTGCTACTTAAATTATAAGAGAGATGTTTTAACTGATGAATTATACGCTTTGGGAGTTTTTGACGGGCTCCATACAGTGAATGGCATATACTATGTCCAGGCCTGTGCATTAGTGAAGTGTGGAGGTCTCAGCTTTAGCACTTGCGGGCAGGAGGTTACACAGGCCACTGCTCTGATAGATTTCCAGCTATGGGGAAATATGAGTACGCCTTATATCTTTCCTTTACTGCTGACATCTGGTATTACCTTGGACTTTGCTGATCACATGGGCTGGAAAAACAACCACTATTTCCTAAGCAAAAATAGAACTTCTAATGGTCTACTGACAGCTGCTCTGTATGGACGATGGTATGAAAAGGACTAG